A single Lolium perenne isolate Kyuss_39 chromosome 6, Kyuss_2.0, whole genome shotgun sequence DNA region contains:
- the LOC127310438 gene encoding probable F-box protein At4g22030, translated as MAALQAQRLFLVPSTSTPSTSTARPRPRPRRSSVAACRAALHVPSGIHAAQENLTFQLDWIETPRVPASPSSEVSLEKLRAIADAAADRAEMHDIIGRQRDNWNHLLLHSTNSLTLAASAMAALAPAAPTMVALKASAGVLLATAAVTMAAVNKIQPSQLAEEQRNATRLWKELEREVRGMLALGAPIAKADVKEAMDRVLALDAAYPLPLLPGMLEKFPKAVEPARWWPTRRPAQPKKSKSFGRRGAAAVASGNGWTQDLEDDMRGLLRVIKAKDENEFLTVGKLVLNLNKGLAVAGPALAGTAALASVFIGSGEAGTWASGAAVLGGALAAAVNTVEHGGQMGMLFELLRNCAGFYRKIHEDIEANLAEPDVDRREGGELFATKVALKLGRSLSDLKQFREMASPSVRDEDIKEFAGKLF; from the coding sequence ATGGCGGCACTCCAGGCCCAGCGCCTCTTCTTGGTCCCGTCTACCTCCACTCCTTCTACTTCTACAGCGCGGCCACGGCCACGGCCACGGCGGAGCAGCGTCGCTgcctgccgcgccgccctgcACGTGCCTTCGGGTATTCACGCCGCGCAGGAGAACCTCACCTTCCAGCTCGACTGGATCGAGACGCCGCGCGTGCCGGCCTCCCCTTCGTCTGAGGTGTCGCTGGAGAAGCTCCGCGCGATCGCGGATGCCGCGGCGGACCGCGCCGAGATGCACGACATCATCGGCAGGCAGCGCGACAACTGGAACCACCTGCTGCTCCACTCCACCAACTCACTCACGCTCGCCGCCTCCGCCATGGCCGCGCTCGCTCCCGCCGCGCCGACCATGGTCGCGCTCAAGGCCTCCGCCGGCGTCCTcctggccaccgccgccgtcaccaTGGCTGCAGTCAACAAGATCCAGCCTTCGCAGCTCGCCGAGGAGCAGCGCAACGCCACGAGGCTCTGGAAGGAGCTCGAGCGGGAAGTACGCGGCATGCTCGCGCTTGGCGCTCCGATTGCCAAGGCCGACGTCAAGGAGGCCATGGACCGGGTCCTCGCCCTCGACGCCGCCTACCCGCTGCCGCTGCTCCCTGGCATGCTCGAGAAGTTCCCCAAGGCCGTCGAGCCCGCGCGCTGGTGGCCGACCCGTCGCCCCGCGCAGCCCAAGAAGTCCAAGAGCTTCGGCCGTCGCGGCGCTGCGGCTGTCGCTTCCGGCAACGGATGGACCCAAGATCTCGAGGACGACATGCGAGGCCTCCTCCGGGTCATCAAGGCCAAGGACGAGAACGAGTTCTTGACTGTCGGCAAGCTGGTGCTGAACCTCAACAAGGGCCTCGCTGTGGCCGGCCCGGctctggccggcactgccgcgctCGCCTCGGTGTTCATCGGCTCCGGCGAGGCCGGTACGTGGGCGTCGGGGGCGGCCGTCCTCGGCGGCGCGCTAGCCGCAGCTGTCAACACGGTGGAGCACGGCGGGCAGATGGGCATGCTCTTCGAGCTGCTCCGCAACTGCGCCGGATTCTACCGCAAGATCCACGAGGACATCGAGGCCAACCTCGCCGAACCAGACGTTGACCGGAGGGAGGGCGGCGAGTTGTTCGCAACAAAGGTTGCGCTCAAGCTCGGCCGGAGCCTGTCGGACCTCAAGCAGTTCAGGGAAATGGCCTCGCCGTCCGTCAGGGACGAGGACATCAAAGAGTTCGCCGGGAAACTCTTCTAA